The genome window CCCCGACGGCGAGGGAGTCCCCCTGCCGCCGGGCGCGCGCGAACTCCTCGTTCAACCGATCCAGGATGGCCCGGCGGTTCAGCATGCCAGTCAACGGATCGTGGGTGGCCTGGTGCGCGAGCGCTTCCCGGCTTTCGACCAGGGCGGCCTGCATCTCGACCATCCGCCGTCCGACCTCGACGCGGGCGCGAAGCTCTCCCGGATCGAACGGCTTGGTCAGGTAATCGTTCGCCCCCACATCCAGGCCGGCGATGATGTCCACCTTCTCGTCCTTGGAGGTCAGCAGGATGATGTAAGGAGGCCGGTCGGTCCGCATGGCGCGAACCCGGCGAACCACCTCCAATCCGTCCATCTCCGGCATCATCCAGTCGAGAACGGCCAGCGGGGGGGCATCGGGTTTCCGCAGCGCGTCCCATGCCTCGGCGCCGTTTTCGGTGACCACCACCTCGTGGCCGCTCTTTTTCAGCACGGCCGCCAGCATCGTGCGGGAAGTGAAATCGTCCTCGGAGATCAGGATCCGCATGGGGACAACCTCCAGGCCGTCAGAGCTCTTTCGCCATCTCGCGCTTCAACCGGTCGAACTCCGTTTCCAGCCGCGCCATCCGTGCCATGGCGCCCTCCAGGTCTCCGGCCCTGGCCGCTTTTTCGATCTCGAAGGCCGCCTCCCGCAATCGTTCCCCTCCGACGGAAGCCGATGCCCCCTTTATGGTGTGCGCATGACGCTCGCCCCCCGGGGCGTCGCCGGCGATCAGGCATTCCCGCAGCACCTCGATCTGCCGGGGAATGTCCTCCAGGAATCCTTCGGACACTGTGCGCGCCAGCTCCGGGTCATCCATCAGCCGGGCCATCATGGCCGCCCGGTCGAAGACCGGCGATTTCTGTTCCTTCGATTTCGCGGCATCGGACGCCGCACGCGCACCCGGCTCCTGTTTTCGCCCCTTGTCGGCCTCCGCCGGAAGCCACTTCTCCAGGACCTCCGCCAGCGCATGCGGCGACACCGGCTTGGAGACATAGTCGTCCATGCCGGCTTCCAGGCATCTTTCCCTGTCTCCCCGCATGGCGTGGGCCGTCATGGCGATGACGGGAATCCGGTGATTCCGGACGGGGGAGCCGGGATCGCGTATCACGCCCGTGGCCTTCAGGCCGTCCATCACCGGCATCTGCACGTCCATCAGGACCAGGTCGTACGGGATGGTTTCCAGCGCCTTGACGGCATCCGCGCCGCTGGGCGCCACATCCGCGGCCAGGCCGAGCCTCTTCAGGATCCCCTGCACCACCTGCTGGTTGGTGATGTTGTCCTCGGCCAGCAGGATGCGCGCGGTCCGGCCGGAAAACGGCTTCAACGTCTCGCGGGCCATGTGGCGCGTCACGATGGTCCTCGGCATCGCATCGGCCGCTTCCCGATCGGCCAACGCCAGCGACAGGACGGCCTTCAGCTCCTGGTGCCGTATCGGCTTGGTCGCATACGCCGCGAAGCCGGCATCCTGGAAACGCCGGGCGTCGCCCCGGTTCCCCATGGAAGTCATCATCACCATCCGAAGGCCCGCCAATCGCGCATCCGCCCGGATGGCCAATCCCAGGGACTTGCCGTCCATTTCCGGCATCTGCATGTCGATCAACGCGATGCGGAACGGGTCTTTCGCGGCCAGCGCCCATTCGAGAGTTTTGAGCGCGTCGGGCCCGTTCTCGGCCGCCGATGTGCGCATGCCCCAAGAGGCCAGTCGCTTCGTCAGGATTTCGCGGCTTGCGGCGTTGTCGTCCACGATCAGCGCGCGCACGCCGGCCAGCTCCGCGGGAAGGACGCTTTCCGTCTGCGCGCCTGCCGGCTGCCTTCCGATGCGCGCGGTAAACCAGAATTCCGATCCCTTTCCGTATTCGCTCTCCACGCCGATCTCGCCGCCCATCAACTCGACGAGCTGCTTCGATATGGCCAATCCCAGGCCGGTGCCGCCGTACTGTCTCGTGGTCGACGCGTCCACCTGGCTGAATTTCTCGAACACCATGCCGATCTTGCTTTCGGGGATGCCGATGCCCGTATCGCGCACCGCGAAGCGCAGAAGAACGTTCTCTTCGTTGCCCTCCTCCAGCGAGACGCGCACCGCCACCTCTCCGGCAGAAGTGAACTTGACGGCGTTTCCCGCCAGGTTGTTCAAGACCTGCCGCAGGCGGCCGGGATCGCCCCGCAGCAGCGTCGGCACCCGCGGATCGACATCGTAGAGCAGCTCGAGCCCCTTCTCCTGGGCGCGCACCGCCAGCGAGGCGGCAAAGTCCTCCAGCAACCCCGTGAGGTCGAAGTCCAGAACCTCCAGCTCGACCTTCCCCGCCTCGATCTTGGAGAAGTCGAGGATGTCGTTGACCAGCCCGAGAAGCGACTCGCCGCTTGCGCGGACGATTTCCGCATAATGCCGCTGCTCGCCGCTCAATTCCGTGTCGAGGAGCAGGCCGGTCATGCCGATCACGCCGTTCATGGGGGTGCGGATCTCGTGGCTCATGTTGGCGAGGAACTCGCTCTTGGCGACGTTGGCCTGCTCGGCCTCCGCGGCCAGCCGGGTCGCGCAGGCCGTGGCCTCTTCGAGATTCCGGTTGGTCTCCAGCAGCTCCGCCTCGGCGCGCTTACGGTTCTCCACGTCGTCGATGACCCAGATGGTGCCGCGATCCAGGTTCGACGGGTCGATGGCCTTGCCGGACAGGACGCACCACACGGTGGAGCGGTCCTTGCGGCGCATCTGGAATTCGATCTGGAACTGCT of Thermodesulfobacteriota bacterium contains these proteins:
- a CDS encoding response regulator; its protein translation is MVLGLLLFGAAELQATPTVQILIIHSYSQEYPWTKGQHEGFIRTLDAASAQVEFLFGTEYLDTKRRPYDEAYATELARHLRIKYANSKPAAIYLTDDNALLFFRDHLARVFPGVPVFFSGVNDYGVRNSLDPAIYTGVFERKEFEANIEWLLRVDRNANNLIFVGDDSNTYRAIERELREDLIPYRLRATFVAEKRSDRLLARLRDLPGKYVFLTTLGGITNENGEVLHLREILQDLARTGRVLISMEDAYIIEGVLGGYVTSGRKQGMNAAEFLLAYLRGTPVADLPPKLESPNELVFDDRVLQRFDIRLPPELRSRAVLLNPRPGYYERFRSWIIGISIAMAVSLFSVVAASIVIMSRKNRELILSQNRIESVNTLFRQLAEQSRTVHWEIDAEGLYTYISAVSTAVLGYRPEEIIGRKSFLDLRTAEGYKAFGAAGIETFAGGKPIRDLENVVRTKDGRQIWMSTSGIPSLDGDGAVTGYRGSDTDITERKHAEQVLTEARKEFEYIFDNSYVGILHLKEGRIIARCNKRMAEIFGYGSPEEMVGRSTRCLHLDENRYKLFGEMYFSKLAQAEQFQIEFQMRRKDRSTVWCVLSGKAIDPSNLDRGTIWVIDDVENRKRAEAELLETNRNLEEATACATRLAAEAEQANVAKSEFLANMSHEIRTPMNGVIGMTGLLLDTELSGEQRHYAEIVRASGESLLGLVNDILDFSKIEAGKVELEVLDFDLTGLLEDFAASLAVRAQEKGLELLYDVDPRVPTLLRGDPGRLRQVLNNLAGNAVKFTSAGEVAVRVSLEEGNEENVLLRFAVRDTGIGIPESKIGMVFEKFSQVDASTTRQYGGTGLGLAISKQLVELMGGEIGVESEYGKGSEFWFTARIGRQPAGAQTESVLPAELAGVRALIVDDNAASREILTKRLASWGMRTSAAENGPDALKTLEWALAAKDPFRIALIDMQMPEMDGKSLGLAIRADARLAGLRMVMMTSMGNRGDARRFQDAGFAAYATKPIRHQELKAVLSLALADREAADAMPRTIVTRHMARETLKPFSGRTARILLAEDNITNQQVVQGILKRLGLAADVAPSGADAVKALETIPYDLVLMDVQMPVMDGLKATGVIRDPGSPVRNHRIPVIAMTAHAMRGDRERCLEAGMDDYVSKPVSPHALAEVLEKWLPAEADKGRKQEPGARAASDAAKSKEQKSPVFDRAAMMARLMDDPELARTVSEGFLEDIPRQIEVLRECLIAGDAPGGERHAHTIKGASASVGGERLREAAFEIEKAARAGDLEGAMARMARLETEFDRLKREMAKEL
- a CDS encoding diguanylate cyclase produces the protein MRILISEDDFTSRTMLAAVLKKSGHEVVVTENGAEAWDALRKPDAPPLAVLDWMMPEMDGLEVVRRVRAMRTDRPPYIILLTSKDEKVDIIAGLDVGANDYLTKPFDPGELRARVEVGRRMVEMQAALVESREALAHQATHDPLTGMLNRRAILDRLNEEFARARRQGDSLAVGVCDIDHFKRINDTYGHQTGDDVLCELARILTRNIRKYDFVGRIGGEEFLVVMPTRAGVECTALFGRMCGDVAGTEMKTRSGALSVTVSIGVACSAGKSTVDELLAAADAALYQAKSEGRNRVVYER